From the genome of Winogradskyella forsetii, one region includes:
- the murG gene encoding undecaprenyldiphospho-muramoylpentapeptide beta-N-acetylglucosaminyltransferase has protein sequence MNLKSKTYRFILSGGGTGGHIYPAVAIADELKSRYPNAEFLFVGASDRMEMDKVPQAGYKIEGLWISGIQRKLTLKNLAFPFKLMSSLLRSRKIVNTFKPDAVIGTGGFASGPLLQVASSKGIPSLIQEQNSFPGITNKLLAKKVNTICVAYEGLEKFFPKDKIRLTGNPIRKDLLEVKNKQIEGKDAFKLKHNKQTLLVLGGSLGARRINQLIEANINFFEAQNIQVLWQCGKLYYDQYKSYNDSKNVQVHAFLNQMDMAYAAADVIISRAGAISVSELCIVGKPVIFIPSPNVAEDHQTKNAKSVADKNAAILIREKDLDTDFQNVFSELITNEDKQKELSKNIEALALVNATNAIADEVEKLLK, from the coding sequence TTGAATCTAAAATCAAAGACATATCGATTCATCCTTTCAGGAGGAGGTACAGGAGGACACATTTATCCTGCAGTCGCTATTGCAGATGAATTAAAATCACGTTACCCAAATGCCGAATTCCTATTCGTTGGTGCTTCTGACCGAATGGAAATGGATAAAGTACCACAAGCGGGTTATAAAATCGAAGGTTTATGGATTTCCGGAATTCAGCGAAAACTAACATTGAAGAATTTAGCCTTCCCGTTTAAGTTAATGAGTAGTTTATTGCGTTCAAGAAAAATTGTGAACACCTTTAAACCAGATGCTGTCATTGGTACTGGTGGTTTTGCCAGTGGGCCCTTGTTGCAAGTGGCGTCTTCAAAAGGAATTCCGAGCTTAATTCAGGAACAGAACTCGTTTCCAGGAATCACAAATAAATTGTTGGCGAAAAAAGTAAATACCATTTGCGTGGCCTATGAAGGCTTGGAAAAGTTCTTTCCAAAAGATAAAATCAGATTAACAGGAAACCCTATCCGAAAGGATCTATTGGAAGTAAAGAATAAACAAATTGAAGGTAAAGATGCGTTCAAATTAAAACATAATAAACAAACGCTTTTAGTTTTAGGCGGAAGTCTAGGAGCCCGAAGAATCAATCAACTTATAGAGGCCAATATCAATTTTTTTGAGGCACAGAATATTCAAGTGCTATGGCAATGTGGAAAATTGTATTATGACCAGTATAAGTCATACAATGATTCAAAAAATGTGCAAGTTCATGCCTTTTTGAATCAAATGGATATGGCTTATGCAGCGGCTGACGTTATCATTTCTAGAGCAGGAGCCATTTCGGTTTCAGAATTATGCATCGTTGGAAAGCCCGTAATTTTTATTCCATCACCAAATGTGGCTGAAGACCATCAAACTAAAAACGCAAAATCGGTTGCAGATAAAAATGCAGCTATATTAATACGGGAAAAAGATTTGGATACTGATTTTCAAAATGTTTTTTCAGAATTAATTACAAACGAAGACAAACAAAAAGAATTAAGTAAAAATATTGAAGCCTTAGCATTGGTTAATGCAACAAATGCTATTGCGGATGAGGTTGAGAAATTGTTAAAATAA
- a CDS encoding FtsW/RodA/SpoVE family cell cycle protein, producing the protein MGNIFKQIKGDKAIWAIVALLAIFSFMPVYSAASNLANSGHTNTFSLLVKHFMHLLLGFVIMFGIHKVPYKYFRGLSMIMIPIVFVLLLVTMLQGTTIDGANASRWIQIPIVNMSFQTSTLAAVVLMVYVARYLSKIKDKEIKFKETILPLWTPVFLILILILPANFSTTAIIFTMIMMLAFIGGYPLKYLGLMLLSGFAALAIFVLVAKAFPEAMPNRVDTWMSRIENFANGEDTEADYQIEKAKIAIATGLTPLGPGKSIQKNFLPQSSSDFIFAIIIEEYGLYGGIFLLILYMWLLFRIVIVSHKSDTVFGKLLVLAVGLPIVFQALINMAVAVELFPVTGQTLPLISSGGTSIWMTCLAIGIILSVSAKREELKEQEDAEDNPLAILSETI; encoded by the coding sequence ATGGGGAACATTTTCAAGCAAATAAAAGGAGATAAAGCGATTTGGGCCATAGTGGCGCTATTGGCTATATTCTCGTTTATGCCTGTTTATAGTGCGGCGAGTAATTTGGCCAATAGTGGACATACCAATACATTTTCCTTGTTAGTTAAACATTTTATGCACCTGCTTTTAGGCTTCGTGATTATGTTTGGGATCCATAAAGTACCTTATAAATATTTTCGTGGATTATCCATGATTATGATTCCAATAGTGTTTGTTTTATTACTGGTTACAATGCTTCAAGGTACTACAATTGATGGCGCCAATGCAAGCCGTTGGATTCAAATTCCTATTGTAAATATGTCGTTTCAAACATCAACTTTAGCAGCAGTGGTTTTGATGGTTTATGTAGCGAGATATTTGTCTAAAATCAAGGACAAGGAAATCAAGTTTAAGGAAACAATTTTACCACTTTGGACACCGGTTTTCTTGATTTTAATTCTCATACTTCCTGCTAATTTTTCAACAACAGCCATCATCTTTACCATGATAATGATGTTAGCATTTATAGGTGGTTATCCTCTAAAGTATTTGGGATTAATGTTATTATCTGGTTTTGCAGCATTGGCAATATTTGTACTAGTAGCAAAAGCCTTTCCAGAAGCCATGCCCAATAGAGTGGATACATGGATGAGCCGAATTGAAAATTTTGCCAATGGAGAAGATACGGAAGCCGATTATCAAATTGAAAAAGCAAAAATCGCCATTGCCACAGGGCTTACACCTTTAGGACCTGGAAAAAGCATACAAAAGAACTTTTTACCACAATCGTCTTCAGATTTTATTTTCGCCATTATTATTGAAGAATACGGTTTGTATGGCGGCATATTTTTATTGATTTTATATATGTGGTTGCTGTTTAGAATTGTGATTGTTAGCCATAAGTCAGATACTGTATTTGGAAAATTATTGGTTTTAGCCGTCGGATTGCCAATTGTGTTTCAGGCCTTGATCAATATGGCAGTTGCAGTAGAATTATTTCCTGTTACAGGCCAGACACTACCGTTAATCAGCAGTGGAGGAACATCCATTTGGATGACCTGTTTAGCGATAGGAATTATTCTAAGTGTAAGCGCAAAACGCGAAGAATTAAAAGAACAGGAAGACGCAGAAGACAATCCTTTAGCTATTTTAAGTGAGACTATTTAA
- the ftsA gene encoding cell division protein FtsA, which produces MDKQNISVGLDIGTTKIVAMIGRKNEYDKVEILGLGKAKSMGVHRGVVNNITQTIQSIQQAVQEAEAAASEKIEDVTVGIAGQHIRSLQHSDYITRPNSDMVIDEDDIDRLINQVHKLVMLPGEEIIHVLPQEFKIDGQAEIKEPIGMYGGRLEANFHVVVGQVSSIRNVGRCIKSAGLTLEGITLEPLASANAVLSQEEKEAGVALIDIGGGTTDLAVFKDGIIRHTAVIPFGGNVITEDIKEGCSIIEKQAELLKVKFGSAWPGENKDNEIVSIPGLRGREPKEITLKNLSKIIHARVVEIIEQVYVEIKNYGHEEQKKKLIGGIVLTGGGSQLKHLKQLVEYITGMDTRIGYPNEHLAGDSDEDIASPLFATAVGLVMDGLKRQERKKAEAIEEEMIIENEAEELSEPEIEIRVEEKVKERRSFLDKLTERVKDFLDNAE; this is translated from the coding sequence ATGGACAAACAAAATATTTCAGTAGGTCTAGATATAGGAACCACAAAGATTGTGGCCATGATTGGTCGCAAGAACGAGTACGATAAAGTTGAGATTTTAGGTTTGGGAAAGGCTAAAAGCATGGGTGTGCATCGTGGTGTGGTTAACAATATTACCCAAACTATTCAGTCCATTCAACAAGCGGTTCAGGAAGCAGAAGCTGCTGCATCAGAAAAAATTGAAGATGTAACCGTTGGTATCGCAGGTCAGCATATTCGAAGTTTACAGCATAGCGATTATATCACGCGCCCAAATTCGGATATGGTCATTGATGAGGACGATATTGATCGTTTAATCAATCAAGTGCATAAATTGGTGATGTTGCCTGGTGAAGAAATTATTCACGTACTGCCACAAGAATTTAAGATTGATGGTCAGGCAGAAATTAAGGAACCCATAGGAATGTATGGCGGACGATTGGAAGCTAATTTCCATGTGGTTGTTGGTCAAGTGTCTTCGATAAGAAATGTTGGCCGTTGTATAAAAAGTGCAGGATTAACGCTTGAAGGTATCACGTTAGAACCTTTAGCTTCCGCAAATGCTGTATTGAGTCAAGAAGAGAAAGAGGCAGGTGTGGCGTTGATTGATATAGGAGGTGGAACCACGGATTTAGCGGTGTTTAAAGATGGAATTATTCGACATACCGCTGTAATACCATTCGGTGGAAATGTAATTACCGAAGACATAAAAGAAGGTTGTTCCATTATTGAAAAGCAAGCCGAACTTTTAAAAGTGAAATTTGGTTCTGCATGGCCAGGCGAAAATAAGGACAATGAAATTGTGTCTATTCCAGGATTAAGAGGACGAGAGCCAAAAGAAATTACATTAAAGAATTTGTCTAAAATTATTCACGCAAGGGTTGTGGAAATTATAGAACAAGTTTATGTAGAAATAAAAAATTACGGTCACGAAGAGCAAAAGAAGAAACTGATTGGTGGAATTGTTTTAACGGGAGGCGGAAGCCAATTGAAACATTTAAAGCAATTAGTGGAATATATCACAGGAATGGATACCAGAATAGGATATCCTAATGAGCATTTAGCAGGAGATAGTGATGAAGATATTGCAAGTCCATTGTTTGCCACAGCCGTTGGTTTGGTAATGGACGGCTTAAAACGCCAAGAACGTAAAAAGGCAGAAGCAATTGAAGAGGAAATGATTATTGAGAATGAAGCTGAGGAATTGTCAGAGCCAGAAATAGAAATTAGAGTAGAAGAGAAAGTAAAAGAGCGTCGTTCATTTTTAGATAAGTTAACGGAGCGTGTAAAGGATTTTTTGGATAATGCTGAGTAA
- a CDS encoding four helix bundle protein codes for MKQIFKNRTRKYAADCWHLCTKFPVSREYNAFCNQLIRCSSSVGANYRAACRAKSDADFINKLKIVEEEADESMYFLELLLEVSDKEHHEMKRLHKEGNELLSIVVASIKTMRAKNRKS; via the coding sequence TTGAAACAAATATTTAAAAATAGAACCCGAAAATATGCAGCAGATTGTTGGCATTTGTGTACAAAATTTCCAGTATCCAGAGAATACAATGCTTTTTGTAACCAATTGATAAGGTGTTCGAGTTCTGTTGGAGCAAATTATAGAGCCGCTTGTAGAGCGAAATCTGACGCCGATTTTATTAATAAGTTGAAAATCGTTGAAGAAGAAGCAGATGAGAGTATGTATTTCTTGGAATTGTTGCTTGAAGTTAGTGATAAAGAACATCACGAAATGAAACGCTTGCATAAAGAAGGGAATGAATTACTGTCGATAGTCGTAGCATCCATAAAAACCATGAGAGCCAAGAATCGTAAATCGTAA
- a CDS encoding cell division protein FtsQ/DivIB — MFKINYNYIKIIGLILIVGFLFAFSNQRNKNRIVGDPQIKFLGENELFITDANVSKLLIQNLEPVSEQPKEIIDLNKLESALNSNPMIKEAEVYMSVNGTLSAEIVQKRPIARVNTNTSYYIDDEGGYMPLSYNYAARVPLVSGNIKKNKLETVFQFAKAVDEDDFLRKYVIEIRQNDDNTIDFKIRKSDFTVHVGSLNQLEKKINNFKAFYQKALKDQILDNYALVNLKFDKQVICTKK; from the coding sequence ATGTTTAAGATTAATTATAACTACATAAAAATCATTGGATTAATTCTAATAGTAGGTTTTTTGTTTGCGTTTTCAAACCAAAGAAATAAAAACAGAATCGTTGGCGATCCTCAAATAAAATTCTTGGGGGAAAACGAATTATTCATTACCGATGCGAATGTTAGTAAATTGTTAATACAAAATCTCGAACCTGTTTCAGAACAGCCTAAAGAAATTATAGATTTGAACAAATTAGAATCTGCCCTGAATTCTAACCCAATGATAAAGGAAGCGGAAGTGTATATGTCAGTAAACGGTACACTTTCAGCCGAAATTGTACAGAAACGACCTATTGCAAGAGTGAACACTAATACATCGTATTACATAGATGATGAAGGTGGCTATATGCCTTTATCCTATAATTATGCGGCAAGAGTGCCACTTGTTAGTGGAAATATTAAGAAAAATAAGCTTGAAACGGTCTTTCAATTTGCAAAAGCTGTTGATGAAGATGATTTCTTAAGGAAATATGTCATTGAGATTCGTCAGAACGACGACAATACCATTGATTTTAAAATTCGAAAAAGTGATTTTACGGTTCATGTTGGATCTTTAAATCAACTCGAAAAAAAGATAAACAATTTTAAGGCGTTTTACCAAAAGGCTTTGAAAGACCAGATTTTAGATAACTATGCATTAGTGAATTTAAAATTTGATAAACAAGTTATTTGCACCAAAAAGTAA
- the murC gene encoding UDP-N-acetylmuramate--L-alanine ligase produces MNSFNEHISNREKALPSGKGLGWASSIYFIGIGGIGMSALARYFVANGKQVAGYDKTPTEITNSLEDLGIAIHFEDDIKNVSETFLNPEKTLVVYTPAIPKNHAEFNYFKDNNFKVSKRSTVLGEITKQTVCLAVAGTHGKTTTTSILGHLLNVCGVPVTAFLGGISENYNSNLIINGTEVTVVEADEFDRSFLTLSPDLACITSMDADHLDIYGNADELIKTFKDFSECIKPNGKLFVKNGLPLKGITYGIEDDSDYSAQNISIENGSYVFDINTPNGIHKNFKFSLPGRHNLSNAIVALAMAVEYGCSYEALAKGLESYKGVKRRFTYQIKTEDFVFIDDYAHHPEEINAVHQAVREMYPDKKVLAIFQPHLFSRTKDFVDGFAESLSKFDELLLLEIYPARELPIEGVTSKWLLHKIQNSNKKVIEKSEIIDEIRKSKAQIVLTIGAGDIGAEVKPIKEAFHV; encoded by the coding sequence ATGAATAGTTTTAACGAACATATTAGCAACCGTGAAAAGGCCCTTCCTTCTGGGAAGGGTTTGGGATGGGCTTCTTCCATCTATTTCATCGGAATCGGAGGCATCGGAATGAGTGCTTTGGCACGTTATTTTGTTGCCAATGGTAAACAGGTGGCTGGTTATGACAAAACACCAACTGAAATTACCAATTCGTTAGAAGATTTAGGAATCGCCATTCATTTTGAAGATGATATTAAAAACGTTTCAGAAACATTTTTAAATCCTGAAAAAACCTTGGTGGTTTATACACCAGCGATTCCTAAAAACCACGCGGAATTCAACTATTTTAAAGACAACAATTTCAAAGTTTCAAAACGCTCTACAGTTTTAGGGGAAATTACAAAGCAAACGGTTTGTTTGGCAGTTGCTGGTACACATGGAAAAACAACAACAACCAGTATTTTAGGTCATCTATTGAATGTTTGTGGCGTACCTGTGACAGCATTTCTAGGTGGAATAAGTGAGAATTATAATTCGAATTTAATAATAAACGGCACCGAAGTTACGGTGGTTGAAGCTGATGAATTTGACCGTTCGTTTTTAACCTTGTCACCAGATTTGGCATGCATCACTTCCATGGATGCTGACCATTTGGATATTTACGGTAATGCTGATGAGTTGATTAAAACCTTCAAGGATTTTTCAGAATGTATAAAGCCAAACGGGAAATTATTTGTAAAAAACGGTTTGCCATTGAAAGGCATTACTTACGGAATTGAAGATGATTCTGATTATAGTGCCCAAAATATAAGCATTGAAAATGGCAGTTATGTGTTTGATATAAATACACCGAACGGAATCCATAAAAACTTCAAATTCAGTTTACCAGGAAGGCATAATCTATCAAATGCAATAGTTGCATTAGCAATGGCTGTGGAATATGGTTGCTCTTATGAAGCATTAGCCAAGGGTTTAGAATCTTACAAGGGCGTAAAACGCAGATTTACCTATCAAATTAAAACTGAAGATTTTGTATTTATAGATGATTACGCGCATCATCCGGAAGAAATCAATGCCGTACATCAAGCGGTTAGGGAAATGTATCCTGATAAAAAAGTGTTAGCGATTTTTCAGCCACACCTATTCAGTAGAACTAAAGATTTTGTTGATGGATTTGCCGAAAGTCTTTCAAAATTCGATGAATTATTGCTTTTAGAGATCTATCCAGCAAGAGAGTTACCCATCGAAGGTGTAACTTCAAAATGGTTATTACATAAAATTCAAAATTCAAATAAAAAAGTAATTGAAAAATCAGAAATAATTGATGAAATAAGAAAATCCAAGGCTCAAATCGTTTTAACCATTGGAGCAGGAGATATTGGAGCAGAAGTGAAACCTATAAAAGAAGCGTTCCATGTTTAA
- the ftsZ gene encoding cell division protein FtsZ, giving the protein MSNSNEFGNISFDLPKHQSNVIKVIGVGGGGSNAINHMFQQGIKGVDFVICNTDAQALQSSGVPNKIQLGVALTEGLGAGANPDVGEEAAIESLEDIRRMLDTNTKMIFITAGMGGGTGTGAAPIIAKMAKELDILTVGIVTMPFQFEGKMRNAQAQRGIEKLRSHVDSLVVINNNKLREVYGNLGFKAGFSKADEVLSTASRGIAEVITHHYTQNIDLRDAKTVLSNSGTAIMGSATASGKTRAQEAIMSALDSPLLNDNKITGAKNVLLLIVSGSQEITIDEIGEINDHIQTEAGHGANIIMGVGEDEDLQESISVTIIATGFDMDQQNEISNTETKKVVHALEEAPETGISTQEKDPAIITPDIVLEKEKEVPIVRHTLLEDEEEERKNEVKAEENKSTDLIATTDFLKNMNIVYDEVLDKKPEPLVEPEDFVITPIVNKAETIDETPEEQITFSFDLPLANKKTEQEEEPKAEEEKMFFSLEDEVKDIDVNQPVEIIAVTEVNEKGEKRYALDDFETFESSINTKKEKTETKEEIVFEKKTIPTDKTVEAPEEIDPMNSPISEMLIARADERRRKMKDFNYKFNDAKVNEIEKVPAYKRQGVNLEDAQHSSETKASRLSVGTDENDDIQLRSNNSFLHDNVD; this is encoded by the coding sequence ATGAGTAATAGCAACGAATTTGGAAATATTTCATTTGATTTGCCAAAGCATCAATCAAACGTCATCAAGGTTATTGGTGTCGGAGGAGGTGGAAGCAACGCCATCAATCACATGTTTCAGCAAGGTATTAAAGGTGTTGATTTTGTCATTTGTAACACGGATGCACAAGCCCTTCAAAGTAGTGGCGTTCCAAATAAAATTCAATTAGGAGTTGCCTTGACCGAAGGTTTGGGAGCAGGTGCGAATCCAGATGTTGGAGAAGAAGCAGCGATTGAAAGTTTAGAGGATATTCGCAGAATGTTGGATACCAATACCAAAATGATATTTATCACAGCAGGAATGGGTGGTGGAACAGGAACTGGAGCTGCACCAATCATTGCGAAAATGGCGAAAGAACTCGATATTCTTACCGTAGGAATTGTAACAATGCCATTTCAGTTTGAAGGTAAAATGCGTAATGCACAAGCCCAACGTGGTATCGAAAAATTACGTTCGCATGTAGATTCATTGGTGGTCATCAATAACAATAAATTGCGCGAAGTTTACGGAAATCTTGGATTTAAAGCCGGTTTCTCTAAGGCGGACGAAGTATTATCTACCGCATCTCGTGGTATCGCGGAAGTCATCACACATCACTACACACAAAATATTGATTTACGTGATGCTAAAACCGTATTGAGCAACAGTGGAACTGCCATTATGGGTTCAGCGACAGCTTCGGGTAAAACAAGAGCGCAAGAAGCGATTATGAGCGCATTGGATTCGCCATTACTTAACGATAATAAAATCACAGGAGCTAAGAACGTATTGTTACTCATCGTTTCCGGTTCCCAAGAAATTACTATTGATGAAATTGGGGAAATCAACGACCATATTCAAACTGAAGCAGGTCATGGTGCAAACATCATAATGGGTGTTGGCGAAGACGAGGATTTACAAGAATCTATATCGGTAACAATTATCGCTACAGGATTTGATATGGATCAGCAGAATGAAATTTCCAATACGGAAACCAAAAAAGTGGTTCATGCGTTAGAAGAAGCTCCTGAAACAGGAATCAGTACGCAAGAAAAAGACCCAGCGATCATTACACCAGATATTGTCTTAGAGAAAGAAAAAGAAGTGCCAATTGTTCGCCATACGTTGCTAGAGGATGAGGAAGAAGAGAGAAAAAATGAAGTTAAAGCTGAAGAAAATAAAAGTACAGATTTAATCGCGACTACAGATTTCTTAAAGAACATGAATATTGTTTATGATGAAGTCTTAGATAAAAAACCTGAACCTTTAGTTGAGCCAGAAGATTTTGTGATTACGCCCATTGTAAATAAAGCTGAAACAATTGATGAAACACCAGAAGAACAAATTACGTTCTCATTCGATTTGCCTTTAGCGAACAAAAAAACAGAACAAGAGGAAGAGCCAAAAGCTGAAGAGGAAAAAATGTTCTTTAGTTTAGAGGACGAGGTAAAAGATATAGATGTCAATCAGCCGGTTGAGATTATTGCAGTAACAGAAGTTAATGAGAAAGGGGAAAAACGCTATGCTTTAGATGATTTTGAAACTTTTGAGTCCTCTATAAACACTAAAAAGGAGAAAACAGAAACAAAAGAAGAAATTGTTTTTGAAAAGAAAACGATTCCTACTGATAAAACTGTTGAAGCACCAGAAGAGATTGATCCAATGAATAGTCCAATCTCTGAAATGCTTATCGCTCGTGCCGATGAGCGCAGAAGAAAAATGAAAGATTTCAATTATAAATTCAATGATGCCAAAGTAAACGAAATCGAAAAAGTACCTGCTTACAAAAGACAAGGTGTTAACCTAGAAGATGCGCAGCATTCTTCTGAAACCAAAGCTTCTCGACTATCTGTCGGAACTGATGAAAATGACGACATTCAGTTAAGAAGTAATAATTCTTTTTTACACGATAATGTAGATTAA
- the mraY gene encoding phospho-N-acetylmuramoyl-pentapeptide-transferase, producing MLYYLFEYLEAQFQLPGASLFGFITFRAAMAIILSLLISTIYGKRIIRFLQKQQVGETIRDLGLEGQVEKAGTPTMGGIIIILATLIPVLLLAKLENIYIILLIVTTLWMGTIGFIDDYIKKFKNDKEGLKGRFKVLGQVGLGIIVGATLFFHNDVTIKEKLPVQEQRQLLAENPDLPAAKLFDIEEKSTKTTIPFVKDNEFDYSDLITWISPDLEKYAWLVFILVSIIIITAVSNGANLTDGIDGLAAGTSAIIVLTLGIFAWVSGNIVFSEYLDIMYIPRVEEITIYIAAFVGALIGFLWYNTYPAQVFMGDTGSLTIGGIIAVIAIAVRKEWLIPVLCGIFLAENLSVIMQVSYFKYTRKKFGEGRRIFKMSPLHHHYQKSGYHESKIVTRFWIIGILLAIISIVTLKIR from the coding sequence ATGCTGTATTACCTATTCGAATATCTAGAAGCACAGTTCCAATTACCGGGAGCATCACTTTTTGGGTTTATAACCTTTAGAGCAGCTATGGCAATTATATTGTCGTTATTGATTTCTACGATTTATGGAAAACGCATTATTCGGTTTTTACAAAAGCAACAAGTTGGCGAAACCATTCGTGATTTAGGATTGGAAGGACAGGTTGAAAAAGCAGGAACACCAACAATGGGTGGAATCATCATTATTCTGGCGACATTGATTCCTGTATTGTTGTTAGCAAAGCTTGAGAATATTTATATCATCCTATTGATTGTCACTACGCTTTGGATGGGAACTATTGGGTTTATTGATGATTACATTAAAAAATTCAAAAATGATAAAGAAGGTTTAAAAGGGCGATTTAAAGTTTTGGGTCAAGTTGGATTAGGCATTATCGTAGGAGCGACTTTGTTTTTCCATAATGATGTGACTATAAAAGAAAAATTACCAGTTCAGGAACAACGACAATTGTTGGCAGAAAATCCCGATTTACCAGCAGCCAAATTATTTGACATCGAAGAAAAATCAACAAAAACAACGATACCTTTTGTAAAGGATAATGAGTTTGATTATTCAGATTTAATCACATGGATAAGTCCAGACTTAGAGAAATATGCATGGCTAGTATTTATTCTAGTTAGTATTATCATTATCACAGCAGTTTCAAATGGCGCCAATCTCACGGATGGAATCGATGGACTTGCGGCAGGAACATCAGCCATAATTGTATTGACCTTAGGAATTTTTGCTTGGGTGTCAGGGAACATAGTTTTCTCGGAGTACTTAGATATTATGTATATCCCAAGAGTTGAAGAGATTACTATATATATCGCAGCATTCGTAGGTGCATTAATTGGTTTTCTATGGTATAATACCTATCCAGCACAAGTATTCATGGGAGATACTGGAAGTTTAACTATTGGCGGAATTATCGCTGTAATCGCTATTGCAGTGAGAAAAGAATGGTTGATTCCTGTGTTATGTGGCATTTTCCTAGCCGAAAATTTATCAGTGATCATGCAAGTCAGCTATTTCAAATACACCAGAAAAAAGTTTGGTGAAGGTCGACGTATTTTCAAAATGTCGCCTTTACATCATCACTATCAAAAATCAGGCTATCACGAAAGTAAGATTGTAACCCGTTTTTGGATTATTGGAATTTTATTGGCAATAATTTCAATTGTCACCTTAAAAATTAGATAA
- the murD gene encoding UDP-N-acetylmuramoyl-L-alanine--D-glutamate ligase, translating to MMRLVILGGGESGVGTALLGKAKGYKVFVSDKGKIKQTYKDVLLNNEIEFEDEQHTESQILNADIVMKSPGIPDKVALVKQIREAGIKVVSEIEFASKFTAATLVAITGSNGKTTTATLTHHLLKQELDVGLAGNIGDSFAKQILEKNYENYVLEISSFQLDDIIDFKPKIAVLTNITPDHLDRYDYKFENYIASKFRIVENQTKDDYFIYDADDEVISEYMKTHQIQSKKLPFSLTKVIEQGAYLDNNKIIITIDNNQIIMPTNNLALEGKHNVKNAMAASTVAHLLKIRKQTIRESLENFQGVEHRLEHVLKINKVQYINDSKATNVNATYFALESMDAPTVWIVGGVDKGNDYKELFPFVNEKVKAIICLGVDNAKLMESFGKMVDVIIETQYMSEAVKIAYKLANAGDNVLLSPACASFDLFENYEDRGRQFKNAVRNL from the coding sequence ATGATGAGGTTAGTCATATTGGGTGGAGGCGAAAGCGGAGTAGGAACAGCATTGCTCGGAAAAGCAAAAGGATACAAAGTTTTTGTATCAGACAAAGGTAAGATTAAGCAAACATATAAAGACGTTCTTTTAAATAATGAGATTGAATTTGAAGATGAACAGCATACAGAATCACAAATTCTGAATGCGGACATCGTCATGAAGAGTCCTGGCATCCCAGACAAAGTAGCATTGGTAAAACAAATCCGAGAAGCAGGCATCAAAGTGGTTTCTGAAATCGAATTTGCTTCAAAATTTACAGCTGCCACATTAGTAGCGATTACAGGAAGCAATGGGAAAACCACAACAGCAACGTTGACGCATCATTTGTTAAAGCAAGAATTAGATGTGGGCTTGGCCGGAAATATTGGAGACAGTTTTGCAAAGCAAATTCTGGAGAAAAACTACGAGAATTATGTGTTGGAGATTAGCAGTTTTCAATTGGATGATATCATCGATTTTAAACCAAAAATAGCTGTTTTAACCAATATTACGCCAGACCATTTGGATCGGTACGATTATAAGTTTGAAAACTATATCGCATCAAAATTCAGAATAGTCGAGAATCAAACGAAAGACGATTATTTCATATATGATGCCGATGATGAGGTCATTTCAGAGTATATGAAAACACATCAAATTCAATCCAAAAAATTGCCTTTTTCATTAACAAAAGTTATTGAGCAAGGCGCCTATTTAGACAATAATAAGATAATAATAACAATAGATAATAATCAAATCATTATGCCAACAAATAATTTAGCATTAGAAGGAAAACACAACGTGAAAAACGCAATGGCAGCTTCTACTGTTGCGCATTTACTAAAAATAAGAAAACAAACCATTCGTGAAAGTTTAGAGAATTTTCAAGGTGTGGAGCATCGCTTAGAACATGTTCTTAAAATCAACAAGGTGCAATACATTAACGATTCAAAAGCGACGAATGTTAATGCTACTTATTTCGCATTGGAAAGTATGGACGCACCAACGGTTTGGATAGTCGGAGGTGTTGACAAAGGCAATGATTATAAAGAGTTGTTTCCATTTGTAAACGAAAAAGTAAAAGCCATCATCTGTTTGGGTGTAGATAACGCAAAGCTTATGGAATCATTCGGAAAAATGGTAGACGTGATTATAGAGACACAATATATGAGCGAAGCTGTAAAAATCGCTTACAAATTGGCCAATGCAGGAGACAACGTCTTGTTATCGCCAGCTTGTGCGAGTTTCGATTTATTTGAAAACTATGAAGATAGAGGACGTCAGTTCAAGAATGCTGTACGGAACTTGTAA